The proteins below are encoded in one region of Alistipes indistinctus YIT 12060:
- a CDS encoding linear amide C-N hydrolase, whose translation MNSKQPSKLPDTIDLPPQAPIAACTGITLKSSDGSVVAARTVEWAESVMNTMYVVVPRDQELQSFTPSGGDGMKFTTKHGFFGLSVEQKEFMVEGINEKGLSAGLFYFPNYGKYPPYDPSQKEKSLADFQLVSYVLGECETVNEVKEKLQNIRVTNIEPRSSTVHWRFTEPSGRQVVLEIVDETMRFYDNPLGVLTNSPGLEWHWTNLNNYINLQPGTTLEHDYGPLQMKSFGHGAGLLGLPGDFTPPSRFVRATFFQLTAPQQPSAQESAFQAFHILNNFDIPTGTEQPWGKASADVPSATQFTVVTDTRNRIIYYRTMYNSNIRCIDLKTIDFENVRYYSMPLDDVKKQPVERIDIK comes from the coding sequence ATGAACTCAAAACAACCGTCAAAATTGCCCGATACAATCGATTTGCCACCACAAGCACCGATAGCAGCCTGTACCGGTATTACCTTAAAAAGCAGCGATGGTTCAGTCGTTGCCGCACGTACTGTCGAGTGGGCGGAAAGTGTCATGAATACGATGTATGTGGTTGTTCCCCGTGATCAGGAACTTCAATCGTTTACTCCTTCGGGAGGGGATGGAATGAAATTCACAACCAAACACGGGTTTTTCGGTTTGTCCGTGGAGCAAAAGGAATTTATGGTGGAAGGTATCAATGAAAAAGGCCTGTCTGCCGGATTGTTCTATTTTCCTAATTACGGGAAATATCCTCCCTATGATCCCTCTCAAAAGGAGAAAAGTTTGGCAGACTTCCAACTGGTATCTTATGTATTAGGAGAATGCGAAACCGTCAACGAGGTGAAAGAAAAACTTCAAAACATACGGGTTACCAATATCGAACCTCGTTCCTCTACCGTTCATTGGCGGTTCACTGAACCTTCGGGACGGCAGGTCGTACTCGAAATAGTGGATGAAACCATGCGTTTTTACGATAACCCTTTGGGGGTATTGACCAATTCCCCCGGCTTGGAATGGCACTGGACAAACTTGAATAATTATATTAATTTACAGCCCGGGACAACCCTAGAACATGATTATGGTCCTTTGCAGATGAAGTCTTTCGGACATGGAGCCGGTTTACTTGGACTTCCGGGAGATTTCACCCCGCCATCCCGGTTTGTTCGTGCGACTTTCTTTCAACTGACAGCACCGCAACAACCGTCTGCACAAGAAAGTGCTTTTCAGGCATTTCATATCCTGAATAATTTCGATATTCCGACGGGTACTGAACAACCTTGGGGGAAAGCATCTGCTGATGTCCCGAGCGCTACGCAATTCACAGTGGTCACGGATACGCGAAATAGGATCATTTATTATCGCACCATGTACAATAGCAACATCCGTTGCATAGACTTGAAAACTATTGATTTCGAGAATGTGAGATATTACAGTATGCCGCTGGATGACGTGAAGAAACAACCGGTTGAACGGATCGATATAAAATGA
- a CDS encoding pyridoxine/pyridoxamine 5'-phosphate oxidase, producing MNFMDIASIRKEYLQGGLRRCQMPDDPLVVFEEWLGEAVEARLVEPTAMVVATVSQECRPSTRTVLLKGLEEGRFVFFTNYESRKGLQIETNPCVSLSFLWYGLERQVHIEGRAVELSAAESDAYFDSRPLGSRIGAIVSPQSRVIGSRTGLMREFVRMRDRYGLSHGQKQEGGQKANNIPLADSPASQDLRDHPASIDISGLKRPDYWGGYAVTPERIEFWQGRENRLHDRILYTREGDGEWLRQRLAP from the coding sequence ATGAATTTTATGGATATCGCTTCGATCCGCAAGGAGTATTTACAAGGTGGTCTGCGCCGGTGCCAGATGCCTGACGATCCGTTGGTCGTATTTGAAGAGTGGTTAGGAGAGGCGGTCGAAGCCCGGTTGGTCGAACCGACCGCTATGGTCGTGGCCACCGTTTCGCAGGAATGCCGCCCGTCGACCCGTACCGTATTGTTAAAAGGGCTTGAGGAGGGCCGGTTTGTCTTTTTTACCAATTACGAAAGCCGGAAAGGGCTGCAGATCGAAACCAATCCCTGCGTCTCGCTCTCGTTTTTGTGGTACGGCCTCGAACGCCAGGTGCATATCGAAGGCCGTGCTGTCGAGCTGTCCGCAGCGGAGTCCGATGCTTATTTCGATTCCCGGCCGTTGGGCAGCCGCATCGGCGCGATAGTTTCGCCGCAAAGCCGGGTGATCGGAAGCCGGACCGGACTGATGCGGGAATTCGTGCGCATGCGTGACCGATATGGTCTGAGTCACGGTCAGAAGCAGGAAGGTGGCCAAAAGGCGAATAATATACCCCTGGCAGATTCTCCGGCTTCACAAGACTTGCGGGACCATCCGGCAAGTATCGACATTTCCGGACTGAAGCGTCCTGATTATTGGGGCGGTTATGCGGTTACGCCGGAGCGGATCGAGTTTTGGCAGGGGCGCGAAAACCGGCTGCACGACCGTATCCTCTATACGCGGGAAGGGGACGGAGAGTGGCTCCGGCAGCGTCTTGCCCCGTGA
- a CDS encoding DHA2 family efflux MFS transporter permease subunit, with protein MKIREMQARLQQSRGYKWWVLGMIMLGTFMAVLDVTVVNVGIPTIMSAFHIRISSAEWVITAYMITMTIMLPSAGWLADRYGNKKLYLGGMVIFTLGSWLCGRAGTDGFLIAARALQGVGSGMIQSLGLAIVTREFPPRQRGVALGLWSVAAAASISFGPLLGGFLVEKSWHLIFDINVPIGIFAVLLGLFVQKEWKNPVQGRFDWLGFTSIAVFMPLTIYALARGNAATNPQGWSSPVVIGCFIVAAVALAVFIAAEWRQKHPLLNIRLLKDLHFGVSMVTLFIFGIGMLGGTYLLPLYMQEGLGYTAVMAGSVFLPVGMIQGVLSTVSGVLTRYVKPLVLVFLGVMVMSASFYLASRFTIHTSHAQIMLVLYLRGFGMGLTFAPLNFFSLQNLTQQQMAAAAGISNSIKQLSGSIGIAVLTSILTYRTAFHTARETVSHAQSYVEGVTDDFLVVTFITLASMLPFVWMLLRRRGKPLPVQADGKPANEN; from the coding sequence ATGAAGATACGAGAGATGCAGGCCCGTTTGCAGCAGAGCCGGGGATATAAATGGTGGGTGTTGGGAATGATTATGCTCGGCACGTTTATGGCCGTGCTCGACGTGACGGTGGTCAATGTGGGTATCCCGACGATCATGTCGGCGTTCCATATCCGGATTTCGTCGGCCGAATGGGTCATCACCGCCTATATGATTACGATGACGATTATGCTGCCGTCGGCCGGCTGGTTGGCCGACCGGTACGGCAACAAGAAACTCTACTTGGGTGGAATGGTTATTTTTACGTTGGGATCGTGGCTCTGCGGGCGTGCGGGAACCGACGGTTTCCTGATTGCTGCACGGGCGTTACAGGGAGTTGGCAGCGGCATGATCCAGTCGCTCGGACTGGCCATCGTCACGCGTGAGTTTCCGCCCCGGCAGCGCGGGGTGGCTCTCGGTCTTTGGTCGGTGGCTGCCGCCGCTTCGATCTCGTTCGGTCCGTTGCTGGGCGGTTTCCTGGTCGAAAAGAGCTGGCATCTGATTTTCGATATCAATGTGCCGATCGGCATTTTTGCCGTCCTGTTGGGCCTGTTCGTGCAGAAAGAGTGGAAAAATCCCGTTCAGGGCCGTTTCGACTGGCTCGGATTTACCTCCATTGCCGTATTCATGCCGTTGACGATTTATGCGCTGGCCCGGGGAAACGCCGCGACGAATCCGCAAGGATGGTCATCGCCCGTGGTTATCGGTTGTTTCATAGTGGCGGCCGTCGCCCTTGCGGTTTTCATAGCGGCTGAATGGAGGCAAAAACATCCGCTGTTGAATATCCGGCTGCTGAAAGACCTTCATTTCGGTGTGTCGATGGTCACGTTGTTCATTTTCGGGATCGGGATGCTCGGGGGGACCTATCTCCTGCCGCTTTATATGCAGGAAGGACTGGGCTATACGGCTGTAATGGCCGGCAGTGTCTTTCTGCCCGTCGGCATGATACAGGGCGTCCTTTCGACCGTTTCCGGGGTGCTCACTCGTTATGTGAAACCGTTGGTGCTCGTTTTTCTCGGGGTGATGGTTATGTCGGCGAGCTTCTATCTGGCGAGCCGTTTCACGATCCACACCTCGCATGCGCAAATCATGCTGGTCCTTTACCTGCGCGGTTTCGGGATGGGGCTTACCTTCGCTCCGCTCAACTTTTTCTCGCTGCAGAACCTTACCCAGCAGCAGATGGCGGCGGCGGCGGGGATTTCGAACAGCATCAAGCAGCTTTCGGGCAGTATCGGCATTGCCGTGCTCACGTCGATCCTGACTTACCGCACGGCCTTTCATACGGCCCGCGAAACGGTATCGCACGCACAGTCCTATGTGGAGGGGGTGACCGATGATTTTCTCGTCGTCACGTTTATTACGCTGGCTTCGATGCTGCCGTTCGTGTGGATGCTGCTGCGCAGGCGGGGTAAACCGCTTCCCGTGCAAGCAGACGGAAAACCGGCTAATGAAAATTGA
- a CDS encoding AsmA family protein, with amino-acid sequence MTERTSKRWWKRPVTLMAGGVLLLVLLLAGAEIWIGIKIRRTIEREAAVLTGGICRVEVRHARFNLFNRSVRLRGITLSTDSTTLAAKGTPLESLRIELEQLFVKGIRWKNSGGDRSLSLGELTLQSPVVRLVRNSDYRRPDQDSTAPKSKRNAREQLAAFAGQIAIGRFALTGGTFDYCELRNGKRLCHGIDDITLQTDHLGLDASSSDPEHDFLSGDFHTTIGSITYLLDDGNIKLEIDSLGVDTKTGGLSLRGIRLLPQLPKSDFAALTRNHTDWTQAVAAAVDCNGVDFAALLNDKSLKIDSVAVRNVILGSYKNRQVPQRQRIKPLFYESLHKLPWDVDIRRIRFDSLDVTYQELSPTGTTPGTITFNELNGDFFGLTNRPRNGRTSFTIEAQGKLMNRGRMQATFTLPVDSTDNDFTVTGRLGPLNAEALNPITEPLTNLYIDNGRINGMNFSIAGNAMQSSVTLELRYDSLNVAWMKNENGRLQERKFLSAVLDGLVLKHSNPDSQGMRTGSGTTERDQYRSQFNYLWKSLLPGVKSTLMGRDRKRHRDK; translated from the coding sequence ATGACTGAGCGAACCTCGAAGCGGTGGTGGAAGCGTCCTGTCACACTTATGGCGGGAGGTGTGCTGTTGCTTGTGCTCCTGCTGGCAGGAGCCGAAATCTGGATCGGGATAAAAATCCGCCGCACCATCGAGCGCGAAGCGGCCGTCCTGACCGGCGGCATCTGCCGCGTGGAGGTCAGGCACGCCCGTTTTAACCTCTTTAACCGCTCGGTACGCCTGCGCGGCATAACGCTCAGCACCGACAGCACGACGCTCGCAGCCAAAGGTACCCCGCTCGAGTCGCTCAGGATCGAACTGGAACAACTTTTCGTCAAAGGCATCCGTTGGAAAAACAGCGGGGGTGACCGTTCGCTTTCACTCGGCGAACTGACCCTGCAATCCCCCGTCGTACGTCTGGTGCGCAACTCCGATTACAGGCGTCCGGACCAGGACAGCACGGCACCAAAATCCAAAAGAAACGCCCGCGAACAACTGGCCGCATTCGCAGGTCAGATAGCCATCGGTCGCTTTGCACTGACCGGTGGGACGTTCGACTATTGCGAACTCAGGAACGGCAAGCGGCTTTGCCACGGTATCGATGACATTACGCTCCAAACCGACCACCTCGGCCTCGACGCTTCGTCCAGCGATCCGGAGCATGATTTTCTCAGCGGCGACTTCCATACCACGATCGGCAGCATCACCTACCTGCTGGACGACGGTAACATAAAACTGGAGATAGATTCACTCGGCGTCGACACCAAAACCGGAGGGCTCTCGCTCCGGGGTATCCGCCTGCTGCCGCAACTTCCGAAAAGCGACTTCGCAGCGCTCACCCGCAACCACACCGACTGGACACAGGCAGTAGCCGCAGCGGTCGACTGCAACGGAGTGGACTTCGCGGCATTGCTGAACGACAAGTCGTTGAAGATAGACAGTGTCGCTGTCCGGAATGTGATACTCGGCAGTTACAAAAACAGGCAGGTGCCCCAGCGCCAGCGGATCAAACCGCTGTTCTACGAATCTCTGCATAAACTGCCCTGGGACGTCGATATCCGCCGCATCCGTTTCGACAGCCTCGACGTGACCTACCAGGAACTTTCGCCCACAGGAACGACCCCGGGAACCATCACCTTCAACGAACTGAACGGGGACTTTTTCGGGCTTACGAACCGGCCCCGGAACGGTCGCACCTCTTTCACGATCGAAGCACAGGGCAAGCTGATGAACCGGGGCCGGATGCAGGCGACCTTTACGCTCCCCGTCGATTCGACCGATAACGATTTTACGGTAACAGGCCGACTCGGCCCCCTCAATGCCGAAGCGCTGAATCCGATTACAGAACCCCTCACCAACCTGTACATCGACAACGGCCGGATCAACGGCATGAACTTCAGCATCGCCGGGAACGCCATGCAATCCTCGGTAACGCTCGAACTGCGGTACGACAGCCTGAATGTCGCATGGATGAAAAACGAAAACGGACGGCTGCAAGAACGGAAATTCCTCTCCGCAGTGCTCGACGGACTGGTGCTCAAGCACAGCAATCCGGACAGCCAGGGGATGCGAACCGGTTCCGGAACAACGGAAAGGGACCAGTACCGCTCCCAATTCAACTACTTGTGGAAATCGCTGCTACCGGGAGTCAAATCCACGCTCATGGGGCGCGACAGGAAGCGGCACCGCGACAAATAA
- a CDS encoding helix-turn-helix domain-containing protein: MITDQLNTGLISAMKEKLPQGTNLANLLMDILYIGKEAVYRRLRGEVPFTLAEAAVISQKIGISLDRITGTTFRGNALFDLNLTHYDNPIETYYGIIEHYAKIFSVIKEEPESELNTSSNIIPQTIYLKYPLLSKFRMFKWIYQHSQQNNTQCYEQLELPDKLLDRQREFVSETQFVRNTYYILDSMVFRYLTNDIRYFIDSHLITDENVRNLREELLELVDELEHIATVGAFETGREVQFYVSNINFEATYSYVESQQHCLSLIRVFAINSITSIDPEVFKQVKEWIQSLKKFSTLISHSGEMQRRQFFNQQREIIGTL, translated from the coding sequence ATGATAACCGACCAATTGAACACCGGGCTGATTTCCGCGATGAAGGAGAAACTACCCCAGGGTACGAATCTCGCGAACCTGCTGATGGACATCCTCTATATCGGCAAAGAGGCCGTTTACCGCCGGCTGCGAGGCGAGGTACCTTTCACGCTGGCCGAAGCGGCGGTCATCTCGCAGAAAATCGGCATATCGCTCGACCGGATCACCGGCACAACCTTCAGAGGCAACGCACTCTTCGATCTGAACCTGACCCATTATGACAATCCGATCGAGACCTACTACGGCATCATCGAACATTATGCAAAAATATTCAGCGTCATCAAAGAAGAACCCGAAAGCGAACTGAACACCTCGTCGAACATCATTCCGCAAACGATCTACCTGAAATATCCGCTGTTATCGAAATTCAGGATGTTCAAATGGATCTACCAGCATTCTCAGCAGAACAACACGCAATGCTACGAACAACTGGAACTTCCCGACAAACTGCTCGACCGGCAGCGGGAGTTCGTTTCCGAAACACAATTCGTCCGCAACACCTACTATATCCTGGACAGCATGGTGTTCCGGTACCTGACCAACGACATTCGCTATTTCATAGACAGCCACCTGATTACCGATGAAAATGTACGGAACCTGCGCGAAGAGCTGCTCGAACTGGTCGATGAACTCGAGCATATCGCCACCGTAGGCGCTTTCGAAACGGGTCGCGAAGTGCAGTTCTATGTTTCGAATATCAACTTCGAGGCGACTTATAGTTACGTCGAATCGCAACAGCATTGCCTCAGCCTGATCCGGGTATTTGCGATCAACTCGATCACCTCGATCGACCCCGAAGTGTTCAAGCAGGTCAAGGAGTGGATTCAGTCGCTCAAGAAGTTCTCGACACTCATCTCCCACAGCGGCGAGATGCAGCGGCGCCAATTTTTCAACCAACAGCGAGAAATCATCGGCACCCTCTGA